The window CTGGTGGAGAAGATGCGCAAGTACGGCATGAGCCGTCGCGAAGGAGATGAACAGGCGGATGATTGACGCCTGTTTTCCAACCGCCTGATTTTTCAGGCGGTTTTTTTTCGGCACGGGTATTGCTACATCCCTCGCAACGTTCCGTTTAACTGACGGTCAGCCAAGCGAGAGAGCACGATGACCCAAGCCGCCCAGATCTCACCTGTCCCCGAGCCGGGGATCATGCCGTCCGCCGAGCAGGCAAGCCGGGTTGGACTTGAGCAGGCCTTTTCGCTGTTCGACCAGATGTCCAGCCGGTTGACCGATTCCTACAGCCTGCTCGAAGCTCGCGTCACTGAGCTCAAGGGCGAGCTGGCAGTGGTCAGTGCCCAGCGCATGCAGGAGCTGGCGGAAAAGGAACGGCTGGCTAATCGGCTGCAAAATCTCCTCGACCTGTTGCCCGGTGGCGTTATCGTCATCGATGCCCATGGGCGCGTGCGCGAAGCCAATCCGGCGGCCTGCGAGCTGCTTGGCCTGCCATTGGAGGGCGAGTTGTGGCGGCACGTCATCGCCCGCTGCTTCGCCCCGCGTGAAGACGACGGCCATGAAGTGTCGCTCAAGGACGGTCGGCGCCTGTCCATCTCCACTCGTTCGCTGGACGCCGAGCCCGGGCAGCTCGTGTTGCTCAATGACCTGACCGAAACCCGTCACCTGCAAGATCAACTGGCCCGCCACGAACGCCTGTCTTCCCTGGGGCGGATGGTGGCCTCGCTGGCTCATCAGATTCGTACGCCGCTGTCGGCCGCTTTGCTGTACGCCAGTCATCTGACCGAGCAGCAACTGCCGGTGGAAACCCAGCAACGCTTCGCCGGACGCCTGAAAGAGCGGCTGCACGAGCTGGAGCATCAGGTGCGCGACATGCTGGTGTTCGCTCGTGGCGAGTTGCCATTGACCGATCGCGTCACCCCCAAGGTCTTGCTGCAATCCTTGCAAGCCGCCGCATTGACTCACGTGCAGGACCTGCCAATTCGCTGGCAATGCGACAGCCATGATGGCGAGGTGTTGTGTAATCGCGACACCCTGGTGGGCGCAGTGTTGAACCTGATCGAAAACGCGGTCCAGGCCAGCGGCGGCGACGTCCGGCTCAAAGTGCACTTGTTCACACGGGGCAACACCTTGCGCTTGTGTGTCAGTGACAGTGGTAGCGGCATCGAGCCAGCGGTGCTGGCGCGTTTGGGCGAACCCTTTTTTACCACCAAGACCACAGGCACGGGCTTGGGCCTGACCGTAGTCAAGGCAGTGGCGCGTGCCCATCAGGGAGAATTGCAACTGCGCTCGCGTCTGGGGCGTGGCACCTGTGCACTGGTGCTTTTGCCATTGTTTTCCAGTACGCCGGGAGTGGAGTGAAGGTCATGGCGATCAAGGTGTTACTGGTTGAGGATGACCGGGCCCTGCGTGAGGCGCTGGCCGATACCCTGGTGCTGGCCGGGCACGATTACACCGCCGTCGGTTCGGCGGAAGATGCTTTGCTGGCCGTGGCTCAAGAGACCTTCGGCCTGGTGGTCAGTGACGTCAACATGCCGGGCATGGATGGGCACCAGCTGCTTGGTTTGTTGCGCGCCCGCCAACCTCAATTGCCGGTCCTGCTGATGACTGCCCACGGTGCCGTCGAGCGTGCCGTGGATGCCATGCGCCAGGGGGCTGCGGATTATCTGGTCAAGCCGTTCGAGCCCAAGGCGCTGTTGGACCTGGTGGCCCGCCATGCCTTGGGCAGCCCTGCCGTCGAGGGTGAAGGCCCGGTCGCGATCGAACCGGCCAGTGCGCAGTTGCTGGCGTTGGCCGCGCGGGTGGCTCGCAGCGACTCCACTGTTTTGATTTCCGGCGAATCCGGCACCGGCAAGGAGGTGCTGGCGCGCTACATTCACCAGCAATCCCGGCGTGCCAGCGAACCGTTCATTGCCATTAACTGTGCGGCGATTCCCGACAATATGTTGGAGGCGACGCTGTTCGGTCACGAGAAGGGCTCGTTTACTGGCGCCATCTCGGCCCAGGCCGGCAAGTTCGAGCAGGCTGACGGTGGCACCATTCTGCTCGATGAAATTTCCGAAATGCCCCTTGGCCTGCAAGCCAAGCTGTTGCGCGTGTTGCAGGAGCGGGAAGTGGAGCGGGTGGGTGCGCGCAAGCCTATCAGCCTGGATATCCGCGTGGTGGCGACCACCAACCGCGACCTGGCTGGCGAAGTGGCGGCAGGGCGTTTTCGCGAAGACCTTTACTACCGTCTATCAGTATTTCCGCTGGCCTGGCGACCGTTGCGCGAGCGCACCGCCGATATCCTGCCGCTGGCCGAGCGTCTGCTGACCAAACACGTCAATAAAATGAAGCATGCGGCAGCCAGGCTGTCCCCCGAGGCCCAGGCGTTTCTGATCGCCTACCCTTGGCCTGGCAACGTACGGGAGCTGGATAACGCGATTCAGCGGGCATTGATTCTGCAGCAGGGCGGTCTGATCCAGCCGGAAGATTTTTGCCTGAGCGGTCCGGTGGCCTGCGCGCCATTGCCGGCCGTGTCAGCGGTCCCGGCGTTCGCCCCTCCGGCGGAAGTGGAGGGCGAATCGGCCGGTGCTTTGGGAGACGACCTGCGTCGTCGCGAATTCCAGATGATCATCGACACCCTGCGCGCCGAGCGCGGGCGTCGCAAGGAAGCGGCCGAGCGCTTGGGGATCAGCCCGCGCACCCTGCGCTACAAGCTGGCGCAAATGCGTGACGCCGGCATGGACGTCGAGGCCTACCTGTTCGCCAGTTGAGTGATGTGCACCGAATATCCCTTGTGGGAGCGGGCTTGCTCGCGAAAGCGATTTACCAGTCGCCGTTGCATTGACTGAACCACCGCCTTCGCGAGCAAGCCCGCTCCCACATGCATTTGTTTTTTACGGTCACGGAGCTGGCACCCTTGTTGCTAATACCTGTGTACCCGCTGAGTAAGTGTCAAAAAAATGCGGGCCGCCAGAGAGAGTAGACCATGAGCCAAGGTATTGAATTTAATCGGTTGATGCTGGACATGCGGGCCATGCAAATGGACGCCATGGCACAGCCTAAGTCGGTCGCGGTCCCGGAAGTGGGCGCCAGCAGTTTTTCCGACATGCTCGGTCAGGCCGTCAATAAAGTGAACGATACCCAGCAGGCATCGAGTCAGTTGGCCAGTGCTTTCGAGATTGGCAAAAGTGGCGTCGATCTGACGGACGTGATGATCTCTTCGCAGAAAGCCAGTGTCTCGTTTCAGGCGTTGACCCAGGTTCGTAACAAGCTGGTTCAAGCCTACCAAGACATCATGCAGATGCCGGTCTAAGGAAATTATTGAGTCATGGCAGAAGCAGTCGCTGATAACGTTCCGGCCAAGGCCACTCCGCCCGACGGCAAACCGCCGCTGTTCGGTCTGTCCTTCCTGGAAAACCTCTCCGAGATGACCATGCTGCGTCAGGTGGGCCTGTTGGTCGGCCTGGCTGCCAGCGTGGCGATCGGGTTTGCCGTGGTGCTGTGGTCCCAGCAGCCAGACTACCGTCCTTTGTACGGCAGTCTGGAGGGCATGGACGCCAAGCAAGTCATGGAAACCCTGGCTGCCGCCGACATTCCTTATACCGTCGAACCCAATTCCGGCGCCTTGCTGGTCAAGGCCGACGACGTGGCGCGCGCGCGCCTCAAGCTCGCCGCTGCTGGCGTAACGCCCACCGATGGCAATATCGGTTTCGAGATCCTCGACAAGGACCAGGGCCTGGGTACCAGCCAGTTCATGGAGGCGACCCGTTATCGTCGCGGCCTTGAAGGCGAATTGGCGCGCACCATTGCCAGTCTGAACAACGTCAAGGGTGCCCGTGTGCACCTGGCGATTCCAAAAAGCTCGGTGTTTGTGCGCGATGAGCGCAAGCCAAGCGCCTCGGTACTGGTTGAACTGTATTCCGGTCGCTCTTTGGAGCCCAGCCAGGTCGTGGCCATCGTCAATCTGGTGGCTACCAGTGTTCCCGAGTTGAGCAAGTCCCAGATCACCGTGGTCGACCAGAAGGGCAACCTGTTGTCCGATCAGGCGGAGAACTCTGCTCTGACCATGGCCGGCAAGCAATTCGACTACAGCCGTCGCATGGA is drawn from Pseudomonas rhizophila and contains these coding sequences:
- a CDS encoding sensor histidine kinase — protein: MTQAAQISPVPEPGIMPSAEQASRVGLEQAFSLFDQMSSRLTDSYSLLEARVTELKGELAVVSAQRMQELAEKERLANRLQNLLDLLPGGVIVIDAHGRVREANPAACELLGLPLEGELWRHVIARCFAPREDDGHEVSLKDGRRLSISTRSLDAEPGQLVLLNDLTETRHLQDQLARHERLSSLGRMVASLAHQIRTPLSAALLYASHLTEQQLPVETQQRFAGRLKERLHELEHQVRDMLVFARGELPLTDRVTPKVLLQSLQAAALTHVQDLPIRWQCDSHDGEVLCNRDTLVGAVLNLIENAVQASGGDVRLKVHLFTRGNTLRLCVSDSGSGIEPAVLARLGEPFFTTKTTGTGLGLTVVKAVARAHQGELQLRSRLGRGTCALVLLPLFSSTPGVE
- a CDS encoding sigma-54-dependent transcriptional regulator, with the protein product MAIKVLLVEDDRALREALADTLVLAGHDYTAVGSAEDALLAVAQETFGLVVSDVNMPGMDGHQLLGLLRARQPQLPVLLMTAHGAVERAVDAMRQGAADYLVKPFEPKALLDLVARHALGSPAVEGEGPVAIEPASAQLLALAARVARSDSTVLISGESGTGKEVLARYIHQQSRRASEPFIAINCAAIPDNMLEATLFGHEKGSFTGAISAQAGKFEQADGGTILLDEISEMPLGLQAKLLRVLQEREVERVGARKPISLDIRVVATTNRDLAGEVAAGRFREDLYYRLSVFPLAWRPLRERTADILPLAERLLTKHVNKMKHAAARLSPEAQAFLIAYPWPGNVRELDNAIQRALILQQGGLIQPEDFCLSGPVACAPLPAVSAVPAFAPPAEVEGESAGALGDDLRRREFQMIIDTLRAERGRRKEAAERLGISPRTLRYKLAQMRDAGMDVEAYLFAS
- the fliE gene encoding flagellar hook-basal body complex protein FliE, with product MSQGIEFNRLMLDMRAMQMDAMAQPKSVAVPEVGASSFSDMLGQAVNKVNDTQQASSQLASAFEIGKSGVDLTDVMISSQKASVSFQALTQVRNKLVQAYQDIMQMPV